Genomic window (Cucumis sativus cultivar 9930 chromosome 2, Cucumber_9930_V3, whole genome shotgun sequence):
ATACATTAATGAAaagcagaagaaagagagggatTACTGTAGTGGATAGAAGGAacagagagaaagaggaagagacCTCATAGAAATATGCTACACAAACTCTATATTTCAAAGATTTGTTGATAACTCGATGTAAAGTTGACTCGTACAGCCCATTTGAGTAGATCtacaaattccaaaagtttttcaatcaaaatatcCAATTAATTTGAACTGAGATATTCAAACGCGATCCTGTACCTTGAGCATGTCACCAATGTTACAAACAAAACTTCCAGCAATTGGTGGAGCTGATATCCATTCTCCAGATAAGTTTCTCACCTTTCACCAACTTATCCATCAGTTTATAAAGCAATAACTGAAGCAGGAGAAGATAgggaggaaagaaaagaagcaacaccaaaatcattttgatgATTGTTGATTGTTTCAATCTTTACCTGAAGTGCAGTAATATCATCATCCTGATTAACCAATGTCAACAAACCTATCAAGGACTGATATTTAGTACTATGTAATCAAATAAACAGATTTTTTAAACTCAGTCATGATTTAAAAggcttttttttccctctaaGTATTCTTTTTACCATAGTCGGTGTGAGCCCCGCTGGATGTTGCTCAATggtgaaaagttgaaaatgaaaggatgGGAAAAGAACAAGAgccaaagaaacacaaaagcATTAGATCCTGAAGATATATAGGTAGAAAAAACTACTGAAGCTGCAAATTACCATCCAATGTCATTTTCTGGGACATCAGAGGCCTTCAAAGAGGAGATTCCAGGATAACCAATAAGACGCGTAACCCAAAATGAATTTCCAGCTCTATCTCCCTCGAATTCATATGGGGATCCACCCAATGCTAAAGCGATTCCGCGCATAATATTTCTTGAAACATCTGATAACATATTAGAATTGACAAGTAAgaatctatatttttttttcctttttgggttgggttgggttgggggAGCTAACAAAGAAACTTTGCCTGTGCAGAGGTTGATATATTCTTCCATCAGTTGCTTGAAGTTGGGAGGATCAAGTGGCCTATATCCATACAAATAAGAACAATCTCAGATTGAATCCATCTCAATACTATAAGTGTTTGATTCACCATCTCCTTAAGTTGGTGTAAACAATTTAACTCTGTTAGACTTACAATTTTATCGAATAactccattttccattttttatacTATTCACATTTACCAAGGAACTTTATCTTCCCTTCTACCACTACTTACCTTCTTAATCtactttttacaattataGAGGAACTCAACCTTACAACTTTGCATCCTAAACACAAACTTACTAACTCCAACGTATGACCCCAAGACTTATTAACTTCACTCAATGGAAGTGGGCTAAATGTCCCCCAAACATTCCCTAAAATATGGAAGAAATATGTTGATAGTAAAATGGAATCACTGGAAGAGGCATTGAAACTGGCAACTAACAACAAATTGATTAAatctatgttttctttaatttgttagtGTCCGGGTCAACTTACACACTCCTCGAGTATCATGAGACAACTCGcttgaccctacaacattAGGTGAAAATACTAGGTAGGTAACCACCAAGGATTGAATCTACATTTTGAAATCCATAAATTATGCTTACCATTGGTTACTACCCTCCATAGTTTTGCCAAGAGTTCCATACGTTCCTGGTTTAAATTCCCTATAGCACTGTATACAATTGCAAACATGAAGACACAGAAGTttagaaattcaaaatacaGGAATAGATGGCTTCCATTATGACATGGAAAGTTAATATCAGCAACTTGTTCAATAGATGAAGACAAACTCACGTCTATAGCTTCATGCATATCTGGAACTCCTTTGGTTATGTTTTCCCCTACTCTTTGATATCCTCtgcatataaaattttaaatgcgCATTGGCTTCTTGAAATTATCAACAGAAAATTTGGCTGTTTACATGTGTGAGAAATAACATCCTATTCTCTTCAACAAACCTGTATCCACTGTCTGGAGTCaacttgattttaattttttcttcataaggAAGTTGGAAAAACATGCGTGTCACTTTCTTTACCTCACTAAGGAGGGATTCAGAAATACCATGGCCCTTCTGATAAATCACAAgacatttttttgtcaaatttcatGTCAACATATTTGTGTTagaagtgaaaagaaaaggatgaaTACTTTAAAGAATGGTTATATTATCATACCAAAAAGTATTAGAACTGGACAGAAAACTTCATGTTTTGAGAAATAAggatgttattaattattctcAGTACAGCTAGCCAAGACCTTTTagaatttcttttcttgaaaattttcaaatggcACAAGTATTTTACTCATAACTTTAGATGATTATccttaaaatattaaacatctACACTATCAATCTCTTCTAAGTTAATAGTTTAATATGGTAGACCAAGTTAACTCAACTTCTAGAAGTGAAAATTTATTCGGGCTTGGAGGGGTAGACTATGCAAAATTGACTCACAAGTCATATCAGATGATCTTGATGTAATTGAATTTTCctatgaaaaatcaaatggtgCTCGAATACGAAGTTCATGAAGCTGCCTAGAAATTTGATACAGATTAATGGACCATTTACTTGGGTCTAATTTGAGATCCAACATTATTCTTACTTCCAGAAATCAGGTGGATCTCTACCTCAGCGCTAACCGAGCACCAGAGAAATGGTAGTCTTACCTTGACTTTTTGAGGAATCTTTCATCAGTGGTTGTGAATGACTTCACTAATCACACTGGTGCACAGGAAATGTCACTTGGGGATCTTGTCATTATGTGACTTCAACATTCATCTTTTATTTCGTTTTATAAACAACAAACTTTAGGAG
Coding sequences:
- the LOC101209241 gene encoding probable 2-oxoglutarate-dependent dioxygenase At3g50210 isoform X1, which gives rise to MPTDFTSFPVIDVGPLMEKRDDPKMGEDASVIEVVKQLDQACRETGFFYAKGHGISESLLSEVKKVTRMFFQLPYEEKIKIKLTPDSGYRGYQRVGENITKGVPDMHEAIDCYREFKPGTYGTLGKTMEGSNQWPLDPPNFKQLMEEYINLCTDVSRNIMRGIALALGGSPYEFEGDRAGNSFWVTRLIGYPGISSLKASDVPENDIGCGAHTDYGLLTLVNQDDDITALQVRNLSGEWISAPPIAGSFVCNIGDMLKIYSNGLYESTLHRVINKSLKYRVCVAYFYETNFDTAVEPLEICKNRTGGESKFKRAVYGEHLVSKVLTNFV
- the LOC101209241 gene encoding probable 2-oxoglutarate-dependent dioxygenase At3g50210 isoform X2, whose translation is MFFQLPYEEKIKIKLTPDSGYRGYQRVGENITKGVPDMHEAIDCYREFKPGTYGTLGKTMEGSNQWPLDPPNFKQLMEEYINLCTDVSRNIMRGIALALGGSPYEFEGDRAGNSFWVTRLIGYPGISSLKASDVPENDIGCGAHTDYGLLTLVNQDDDITALQVRNLSGEWISAPPIAGSFVCNIGDMLKIYSNGLYESTLHRVINKSLKYRVCVAYFYETNFDTAVEPLEICKNRTGGESKFKRAVYGEHLVSKVLTNFV